In one Paenibacillus sp. JQZ6Y-1 genomic region, the following are encoded:
- a CDS encoding AraC family transcriptional regulator, with translation MYVTNPHRRFFSELKDLQLPIHMESIGENTDQEAIDRPDGYPCYHWLQTVRGEGEFTFGGARYNVRAGSGVLLAPRDAHSYRPISGIWETTYVTFGGPQSLALLSTFGLSHSAYYEWDRDCELEFFAGNLLGEIRSNRDLSGLDTSADLYRFLTLLKKHGRVNNLPSLSHTVERLAPLMSFMEAHYDDPNIGLEDMALQVGVSARHLNTLFRQTFGMTAYAYFILLRLRKAKELMTLYPRMTIKEVSGQVGFRDSSHFVATFRRLEGVTPEQFRNLY, from the coding sequence ATGTACGTTACCAATCCACATCGCCGCTTTTTTAGCGAGCTGAAGGACCTGCAACTGCCGATTCATATGGAGAGCATTGGGGAGAATACCGATCAAGAAGCGATTGATCGTCCAGACGGGTATCCGTGCTATCATTGGCTGCAAACGGTACGTGGCGAAGGTGAATTTACATTCGGTGGTGCACGCTACAATGTCAGAGCTGGTTCCGGGGTATTGCTTGCTCCGCGCGACGCACACAGCTATCGTCCGATTAGTGGGATTTGGGAGACGACGTATGTGACATTCGGTGGTCCACAATCGCTGGCGCTGCTCTCTACATTTGGTTTGTCCCATTCTGCCTATTACGAGTGGGATCGGGATTGCGAACTCGAATTCTTTGCTGGCAATCTGCTGGGTGAGATTCGTAGCAATCGCGATTTGTCTGGCTTGGATACCAGTGCCGATTTATATCGCTTTCTGACACTGCTCAAAAAACATGGTCGTGTGAACAATCTGCCATCGCTATCGCATACTGTAGAGCGTCTGGCACCGTTAATGAGCTTTATGGAAGCCCATTATGATGATCCGAATATCGGTCTAGAGGATATGGCGCTTCAGGTTGGAGTCAGTGCACGTCATCTGAATACTTTATTCCGTCAAACATTCGGCATGACGGCATATGCCTATTTTATTCTGTTGCGCCTGCGCAAAGCGAAAGAACTGATGACCCTGTATCCACGTATGACGATTAAAGAAGTATCCGGTCAGGTTGGATTCCGCGATTCCAGTCACTTTGTCGCTACATTCCGTCGTCTGGAAGGCGTAACACCAGAGCAGTTCCGCAATCTGTATTGA
- a CDS encoding SGNH/GDSL hydrolase family protein, translating to MKIEKNDVLLMIGDSVTDCGRARPVGEHWAIGDGYVALVEALLLAAYPEYNLRVLNTGTSGDRVRDLEARWQEDVFAHSPDWVSIMIGINDVWRQFDRPANPSEHVYLEEYEQTLRRLVEQTIPKVKGLVLLTPYYLSTTVEDPMRATMDVYGEAVKRIGAEAGVPVVDTQAAFDAVGQHIYPASLSHGWDHVHPNTKGHMILARAFLKAVDYDWSRGQ from the coding sequence ATGAAAATCGAGAAAAATGACGTACTGTTAATGATTGGTGATTCTGTCACGGACTGCGGACGTGCTCGTCCAGTAGGCGAGCATTGGGCGATTGGAGATGGCTATGTCGCTCTGGTAGAGGCACTGCTGCTAGCAGCATACCCAGAATATAATCTGCGAGTGCTAAATACCGGAACAAGCGGGGACCGTGTACGCGATCTCGAAGCACGCTGGCAAGAAGACGTGTTTGCGCATTCCCCAGACTGGGTATCCATTATGATTGGTATTAACGATGTATGGCGTCAGTTTGACCGTCCTGCGAATCCGTCAGAGCATGTATATTTGGAAGAATACGAGCAGACACTGCGCAGACTAGTCGAACAGACCATACCCAAAGTTAAAGGCTTGGTATTGCTGACTCCATACTATCTGAGCACAACAGTAGAAGACCCGATGCGCGCCACCATGGATGTCTACGGTGAGGCTGTGAAACGTATTGGTGCGGAAGCTGGTGTACCGGTTGTGGATACGCAGGCTGCCTTTGATGCGGTTGGTCAGCATATCTACCCTGCCTCTTTATCACATGGTTGGGATCATGTACACCCGAATACCAAAGGTCATATGATTTTGGCGCGCGCCTTTTTGAAAGCTGTCGATTACGATTGGAGCCGCGGTCAATAA
- a CDS encoding SMP-30/gluconolactonase/LRE family protein — translation MKTYQAELVLDARAKLGEGPSWDAQSGKLLWVDIEGFILHQYDPATGHDDVLEVGEHIGAVVPYIPGEVIAALESGLYRIELASGTKTLIHDPEEGRPGNRFNDGKCDPVGRLLAGTMSLQGEEKQGAFYSMDQQGNVRLLLDEVSTSNGLAWSSDGRTLYYIDTPTLTITAFDYDLDTGDIADGRAVVKLDDSDGYPDGMTIDAEGMLWVARWGGNQVTRVNPSSGEIIGKVEVPASSVTSCVFGGPDLDTLYITTARGDGNADEPHAGSLFQVKPDVRGTATIAYNLGQEASWRDQ, via the coding sequence ATGAAGACATATCAAGCGGAACTTGTACTGGATGCACGCGCCAAGTTGGGCGAGGGTCCATCATGGGATGCCCAGAGCGGCAAGCTGCTATGGGTCGATATTGAAGGCTTTATTTTGCATCAATACGATCCTGCTACGGGTCATGACGATGTACTGGAAGTAGGAGAACATATCGGTGCAGTGGTGCCGTATATCCCCGGTGAAGTCATTGCTGCCTTGGAAAGCGGATTGTACCGGATTGAGCTGGCTTCTGGCACCAAAACGCTAATCCATGATCCAGAGGAGGGGCGCCCCGGCAATCGCTTTAACGATGGCAAATGCGATCCAGTCGGTCGACTGCTGGCAGGCACAATGAGTTTACAGGGTGAGGAAAAGCAGGGAGCCTTCTATAGTATGGATCAGCAGGGTAATGTGCGTCTGCTGCTGGATGAGGTGTCCACTTCCAACGGATTAGCATGGAGCAGTGATGGTCGTACGCTGTATTATATCGATACGCCTACATTGACAATCACCGCATTTGACTATGATCTGGATACAGGTGATATTGCCGATGGTCGTGCCGTTGTAAAGCTGGATGATAGTGATGGCTATCCCGATGGTATGACGATTGATGCCGAAGGAATGTTATGGGTAGCGCGTTGGGGTGGCAATCAAGTCACACGCGTGAACCCATCCAGTGGTGAGATTATTGGCAAAGTGGAGGTGCCTGCTTCCTCTGTGACATCGTGTGTATTTGGCGGACCTGATCTGGATACACTGTATATTACGACCGCACGAGGAGACGGTAATGCTGACGAGCCGCATGCTGGTAGTTTGTTCCAAGTGAAGCCCGATGTGAGAGGTACTGCAACGATCGCATACAATCTCGGTCAAGAGGCATCTTGGAGAGATCAGTAG
- a CDS encoding alpha/beta hydrolase, with product MENIWIHDSSVVDDQGERPYLQPYLVPDARSAVIVLPGGGYECRADHEGGPVAEWLNANHISAFVLQYRLSPRHRRTPLEDGQAAIRHVRANAAEYGIDPSRIGILGFSAGGHLAAMTGTVFTKQETKLLNSLHREVSSRPDLMILCYPVITMNDYGHEGSRLSLIGPDAPIEIVTGASAEQQVTSLTPPTFIWHTSDDDLVPVQNSLRMALALEEHGVPFELHVYEHGGHGAGLALDHPVMGDWTERCIAWLHRQGW from the coding sequence ATGGAGAACATTTGGATTCACGATTCATCTGTTGTGGATGATCAGGGAGAACGTCCGTATTTGCAGCCGTATCTGGTGCCAGATGCTCGCAGTGCGGTCATTGTGCTGCCCGGTGGCGGGTATGAATGTCGTGCAGATCATGAAGGTGGACCGGTAGCAGAATGGCTGAATGCCAATCATATCTCAGCCTTTGTACTGCAATATCGGTTATCTCCGCGACACCGTCGTACCCCGCTAGAAGACGGGCAAGCAGCGATTCGCCATGTACGTGCCAATGCTGCTGAATATGGGATTGATCCATCACGTATCGGGATTCTGGGCTTTTCCGCAGGTGGTCATTTGGCAGCGATGACAGGCACTGTATTTACGAAGCAGGAGACCAAGCTACTGAATAGTCTGCATCGTGAGGTCAGTTCGCGCCCCGATCTGATGATCCTGTGCTATCCCGTTATTACGATGAATGACTACGGTCATGAAGGCTCGCGGTTATCGCTGATTGGTCCCGATGCGCCGATAGAGATCGTTACTGGTGCCAGTGCGGAGCAGCAGGTGACGTCGCTGACACCACCGACCTTTATATGGCACACATCCGACGATGATCTGGTGCCTGTCCAAAACAGTCTACGGATGGCGCTGGCATTGGAGGAGCATGGAGTTCCGTTTGAGCTGCATGTGTATGAGCATGGTGGTCATGGTGCAGGACTGGCGCTTGATCATCCGGTCATGGGCGATTGGACAGAGCGCTGTATTGCTTGGCTGCATCGTCAGGGCTGGTAA
- a CDS encoding beta-galactosidase, protein MISSKLPKIFYGGDYNPEQWDHQTHLEDLELFQQAGIDIATLNVFSWARNQPDELTYQFEWLDDMINSLYENGIFTCLATSTGAHPAWMATRYPDILRTDKDGRKRKFGGRHNSCPNSPTYRTYSTEIARRLAERYREHPAVIVWHISNEYGGECYCDNCEKAFRVWLKQRYGTIEAVNQAWNTGFWGHTFYDWDEIVVPDNRSEEWGDNNSSFQGISLDYARFNSDSMLDCYRLEYDAIRSAIPDALITTNLMGFYKPLDYFKWAKYMDIVSWDNYPGLKTPISFTALAHDLMRGIKNGEPFMLMEQTPSQQNWQPYNSLKRPGVMRLWSYQAVAHGADTVMFFQLRRSVGACEKFHGAVIEHVGHGNTRVFRETSSLGHELQHLGEQLLDSRIEAKVAILFDWENWWAVEKSSGPTVALNYVEQIHKYYKAFYDRNVQVDIVGVDADLSHYELVIAPVLYMVKPGLAAKLEHFTEQGGTFVTTFFSGIVNENDLVTLGGYPGELRKLLGIWVEEIDALLPTMHNSIVLKDQLGSLQGSYSCGMLCDLLHTEGAEVLAEYGDDFYKGMPVLTRNTFGRGEAWYIASDGEESFIAGLMEHLSEQKQIQPVLDTPAGVEAGRRIKDGQAFLFLLNHNAEAATVELNSTTTVNMLDDQPVDSSIEILGHGTVILAVK, encoded by the coding sequence TTGATCAGCAGCAAACTTCCCAAAATCTTTTATGGCGGCGACTACAATCCCGAACAATGGGATCACCAGACTCATCTTGAAGATCTGGAGCTGTTTCAACAGGCCGGAATCGACATTGCAACTTTAAACGTGTTTTCATGGGCGCGCAATCAGCCAGATGAGCTTACATACCAGTTTGAATGGCTGGACGATATGATCAACAGCCTTTATGAAAACGGTATCTTCACCTGTCTGGCAACAAGCACTGGTGCGCATCCGGCATGGATGGCGACTCGTTATCCCGATATTCTGCGTACCGATAAGGATGGACGCAAGCGTAAATTCGGCGGACGCCATAATTCCTGTCCGAATAGCCCGACGTATCGTACCTATTCGACGGAGATTGCTCGCCGTCTAGCAGAGCGCTACCGTGAGCATCCGGCAGTTATCGTCTGGCATATTTCCAACGAGTATGGCGGCGAATGCTATTGCGACAATTGCGAAAAGGCATTTCGCGTCTGGCTGAAGCAGCGCTACGGGACGATTGAAGCCGTCAACCAAGCATGGAATACCGGCTTCTGGGGTCATACCTTTTACGATTGGGACGAGATCGTTGTACCGGACAATCGCAGTGAGGAATGGGGTGATAACAATTCCAGCTTTCAAGGTATTTCGCTTGATTACGCTCGCTTCAATTCCGACAGTATGCTGGACTGCTACCGTCTGGAATACGATGCTATCCGCTCCGCTATTCCAGATGCGCTCATTACAACGAACCTGATGGGCTTTTACAAGCCGCTGGATTATTTCAAATGGGCTAAGTATATGGACATCGTCTCTTGGGATAACTATCCGGGTCTGAAAACGCCTATTAGCTTTACCGCACTCGCTCATGATCTGATGCGCGGCATCAAGAACGGTGAGCCATTCATGCTGATGGAGCAGACGCCAAGCCAGCAAAACTGGCAGCCGTATAACTCACTCAAGCGTCCGGGCGTCATGCGACTGTGGAGTTATCAGGCGGTTGCCCACGGCGCCGATACAGTCATGTTCTTCCAGCTGCGTCGCTCGGTTGGAGCATGCGAGAAATTCCACGGCGCTGTGATCGAGCACGTCGGGCATGGCAATACTCGCGTGTTTCGTGAAACCAGTTCACTTGGTCACGAGCTGCAACATCTCGGTGAACAGCTGCTGGATTCGCGTATCGAAGCCAAAGTAGCGATTCTGTTCGACTGGGAAAACTGGTGGGCGGTTGAGAAGTCCAGCGGGCCGACCGTTGCCCTGAACTACGTCGAGCAGATTCATAAGTATTATAAAGCGTTTTACGACCGCAATGTGCAGGTGGATATCGTCGGCGTTGATGCCGATCTGAGCCATTATGAACTGGTCATCGCGCCTGTACTGTATATGGTCAAGCCGGGCCTTGCAGCCAAGCTGGAGCATTTTACGGAACAGGGCGGCACCTTCGTCACCACCTTCTTTAGCGGGATTGTCAACGAGAATGATCTCGTGACACTCGGCGGCTATCCGGGCGAGCTACGCAAGCTGCTGGGCATCTGGGTCGAAGAGATTGATGCGCTTCTGCCAACAATGCACAACTCCATCGTACTCAAGGATCAGCTCGGTTCGCTGCAAGGTAGCTATTCCTGCGGCATGCTGTGCGATCTGCTGCATACAGAAGGTGCCGAGGTGCTGGCAGAATACGGCGATGACTTTTACAAAGGCATGCCAGTGCTGACGCGTAACACATTCGGTCGGGGTGAAGCATGGTATATCGCTTCTGATGGTGAAGAATCATTCATCGCTGGTCTGATGGAGCATCTGTCAGAACAGAAGCAGATCCAGCCGGTATTGGATACGCCAGCGGGTGTAGAAGCCGGTCGTCGGATCAAGGATGGTCAAGCGTTCCTGTTCTTGCTGAATCACAACGCCGAAGCGGCCACCGTGGAGCTAAACTCCACAACAACCGTCAATATGTTGGATGATCAGCCGGTGGATTCCTCCATTGAAATCCTGGGTCACGGAACAGTGATTTTAGCTGTAAAATAA